Proteins from a genomic interval of Treponema primitia ZAS-1:
- a CDS encoding AAA family ATPase, whose translation MIVEFSIENFKSFKDKQTFSLVSTKNKELIAENTFEVTKDVRLLRSAVIYGANASGKSNFFEALTFFLDFAVNSGPSQQAGNAIEDVHPFLFSKQTMKKPSAFELLFFLKNREGKPIRYRYGFTVNQDKVYMEYLFAILNVQEVELFTREGQEIKCSSQHFAEGEAAVKITRENASFLSVCAQINGALAKELVLFFQFFSIGLNNKRAQTLSKLDDPKYRARVVDFLRCADIQIIDINSKDVSSLYRVRTSSGAIETRQRMQKKASYSHTFYDNEEATSTVDFDEENESLGTRKLFQFAALLLESLDNGFPVFIDEFDSSLHPLILESILKLFHSPKTNPGNGQLVISCHAVHIMKKDLFRRDQIWFCEKNPYGATEIYSLVEYKEPGTHESVRNDAAFDKNYLKGKYGGIPYINEINMQLADNSHGT comes from the coding sequence ATGATTGTTGAATTCAGTATAGAAAACTTCAAGTCTTTCAAAGATAAACAAACATTTTCGCTCGTGTCAACAAAAAACAAAGAATTGATAGCTGAAAACACCTTTGAAGTCACTAAAGATGTGCGCCTCTTACGGAGCGCGGTGATTTATGGGGCAAATGCCAGCGGCAAATCCAACTTCTTCGAGGCATTGACCTTTTTTTTGGATTTTGCGGTTAATTCAGGCCCGTCTCAGCAAGCGGGTAATGCCATAGAAGATGTCCATCCATTCTTATTCTCAAAACAAACGATGAAAAAACCATCCGCATTTGAATTGCTGTTTTTCCTAAAAAACCGAGAGGGCAAACCAATACGATACCGATATGGATTTACGGTTAATCAGGATAAAGTGTACATGGAATATCTTTTTGCCATTCTTAATGTACAGGAAGTTGAACTTTTTACCCGGGAAGGCCAGGAGATTAAATGCAGCTCTCAACATTTTGCCGAAGGTGAAGCAGCAGTAAAGATAACCAGAGAGAACGCCTCGTTTCTCTCTGTTTGCGCTCAAATTAACGGAGCATTGGCAAAGGAACTTGTGCTGTTTTTTCAGTTTTTTTCTATAGGGCTAAACAACAAAAGAGCACAAACACTCTCTAAGCTTGATGATCCAAAATACCGGGCGCGTGTCGTCGATTTTCTTCGATGCGCAGATATTCAAATTATCGATATAAATAGTAAAGATGTTTCTTCCTTGTATCGAGTTCGTACTTCAAGCGGTGCCATTGAAACAAGGCAGCGTATGCAAAAAAAGGCTTCCTATAGCCACACATTCTATGATAATGAAGAGGCTACATCAACAGTTGACTTTGATGAGGAGAACGAGTCGCTGGGGACAAGAAAACTTTTTCAATTTGCCGCTTTGCTCCTTGAATCGTTGGATAATGGATTTCCTGTGTTCATTGATGAGTTTGATTCTTCCCTGCATCCGCTTATCCTGGAATCAATTTTAAAACTATTCCATTCACCAAAAACCAATCCCGGCAATGGGCAGCTTGTTATTTCCTGCCATGCAGTACATATTATGAAGAAGGACCTTTTTCGCCGTGACCAGATTTGGTTTTGTGAAAAAAATCCCTACGGTGCAACCGAAATCTATTCACTGGTTGAGTATAAAGAGCCGGGAACCCATGAGTCAGTCAGAAATGACGCCGCTTTTGATAAAAACTACTTAAAAGGAAAATACGGCGGCATACCCTATATTAACGAAATCAATATGCAGCTGGCGGATAACAGCCATGGGACATGA
- a CDS encoding TIM barrel protein — translation MAYPRIYLAIDNCFACKRWTRPKEWCELIAQLGIGYVEASADTELDPLFMGPEYLVSWVEEVQRAQAATGVRVANLYSGHGTYTTLGLTHTDPRVRRRMLDHWFKPMVAAAAQLGAGLIFFAHAFVHTALQNAVLYREAIDVLEQGLIEVNQYAVAIGCENISIKQMYSPHQYPEGVKKFI, via the coding sequence ATGGCTTATCCCAGAATTTATCTGGCGATTGACAACTGTTTTGCGTGTAAGCGGTGGACCCGGCCAAAAGAATGGTGTGAGCTTATCGCTCAATTGGGGATAGGGTATGTGGAAGCCAGCGCCGATACCGAACTGGATCCCTTGTTTATGGGACCGGAATACCTTGTGAGTTGGGTGGAGGAAGTTCAGAGAGCCCAGGCTGCCACGGGCGTTCGGGTGGCAAATCTGTATTCCGGCCATGGTACCTACACTACCTTGGGGCTTACCCATACGGATCCCCGGGTTCGCAGGCGCATGCTTGACCATTGGTTTAAACCCATGGTTGCTGCGGCGGCGCAGTTAGGCGCTGGTCTGATATTTTTTGCCCATGCCTTTGTCCACACTGCGCTGCAGAATGCTGTTTTATACCGGGAAGCGATTGACGTTTTGGAACAGGGTCTTATTGAGGTGAACCAATATGCAGTCGCCATCGGCTGCGAAAACATCAGCATAAAACAGATGTATTCACCTCATCAGTATCCGGAGGGTGTGAAAAAATTTATATGA
- a CDS encoding RloB family protein, translating into MGHDKLFQKRAAELRRAESTRQPRIILIVCEGEKTEPNYFKAFPENPRVYDEIDIQGTGYNTISLVKKATELKSEAQKKHQPYQEVWCVFDRDSFPLESFNEALALARRENIRCAYSNEAFEIWYLLHFNYCDTAFSRTQYKEKLTDALGTKYLKNDLKMYERLQDKQETAIRNANKLYTIQCTKATKDQNPVTTVFELVEKLRY; encoded by the coding sequence ATGGGACATGATAAACTATTTCAAAAAAGGGCAGCCGAGCTGCGCCGTGCAGAAAGCACCCGGCAACCCCGTATAATACTTATTGTCTGCGAGGGGGAAAAGACCGAACCAAACTATTTTAAGGCATTTCCTGAAAACCCCCGCGTTTATGATGAAATTGACATACAAGGGACAGGATATAATACAATATCTTTGGTAAAAAAAGCGACAGAGTTAAAAAGTGAGGCGCAGAAAAAGCATCAGCCCTATCAGGAAGTGTGGTGTGTATTTGACCGCGACTCCTTTCCATTGGAGTCTTTTAATGAAGCTCTTGCATTGGCAAGACGCGAAAACATACGCTGCGCATATTCAAATGAAGCCTTTGAAATATGGTATTTGCTTCATTTTAATTACTGTGACACTGCATTTTCCCGTACTCAATACAAAGAAAAATTAACAGACGCATTAGGTACGAAATATTTGAAAAACGACTTAAAAATGTACGAACGGCTGCAAGATAAACAGGAAACAGCGATTCGAAATGCAAATAAACTTTATACTATTCAATGTACAAAAGCAACCAAGGATCAAAATCCGGTAACAACGGTTTTTGAACTGGTTGAAAAGTTACGTTACTAA
- a CDS encoding rhamnulokinase, whose product MKKREVLAFDLGASNGRGILADYDGSRIHLREINRFSNSFNLMGGRAYWDVLRLIDNVKQGICVCDPVPESIGIDTWGVDFGLLDKTGGLISNPRSYRDDAFSIENMAEAMTRIGSESWLFYQTYLLNWEINPPFKLYYMKKYGQESLESVDTLLMMPNLIEYFLTGIKHSEYTTSATSQLFNLKKKCWAESLLDKLDIPKTWFTPVGYAGEILGPLSADVIRETGRRDLKVISVAGHDTASAALAAPARSKEFIFISSGTWSLMGFCSSKLLEDEKILSCRISNEGSWDGTYRPTVNISGLWILQECHRQWGNTGEQYSYDDLDAMALVEKPLQSLIRPDDFEKTGDYPRLIREYCQRTAQPVPEKPGQVVRCILESLALKYRQAFDMFKPYMNRQEAMYVVGGGVRNRLLNQFAANALNLPVITGPAEATAVGNILIQLEALGEVKGADQRSEIIKNSFESEVFMPQDKEVWEEAYGRFCGLYRYWGAEEKPT is encoded by the coding sequence ATGAAAAAGCGCGAAGTTTTAGCTTTTGATTTAGGGGCAAGCAATGGCCGGGGAATTCTTGCTGACTATGATGGCAGCAGGATTCATCTGCGGGAAATTAATCGATTTTCCAATTCATTTAACCTGATGGGCGGACGCGCCTATTGGGATGTGCTGCGTTTAATCGACAATGTCAAACAGGGGATTTGTGTCTGTGATCCCGTTCCGGAGAGTATCGGGATCGATACTTGGGGCGTGGACTTTGGGCTCCTGGACAAGACCGGTGGCCTGATTTCTAATCCAAGGAGCTACCGTGATGATGCGTTCAGCATAGAAAACATGGCGGAAGCGATGACCCGTATTGGCAGTGAAAGCTGGCTTTTTTATCAAACCTATCTATTAAACTGGGAAATCAATCCTCCATTTAAACTCTATTACATGAAGAAATACGGACAAGAATCTTTGGAATCGGTGGACACTTTGCTGATGATGCCGAATCTGATAGAATATTTTCTTACCGGTATTAAGCACAGTGAATATACCACATCCGCAACCTCACAACTTTTTAATTTGAAAAAGAAATGCTGGGCAGAATCGCTGTTGGATAAACTGGATATCCCTAAAACATGGTTTACTCCGGTTGGTTATGCCGGAGAGATTCTTGGTCCACTCAGCGCCGATGTGATCCGGGAGACGGGCCGCCGGGATCTGAAGGTTATTTCTGTGGCGGGTCATGATACCGCCAGCGCCGCCTTAGCCGCACCTGCCCGGAGCAAGGAGTTTATTTTCATCTCCAGCGGGACATGGTCTTTGATGGGCTTCTGTTCATCTAAATTATTGGAGGATGAAAAGATCCTATCCTGCAGAATATCCAATGAAGGCAGTTGGGATGGAACCTATCGTCCCACGGTGAATATTTCCGGGCTTTGGATATTGCAGGAATGTCATAGACAGTGGGGTAACACGGGTGAACAGTATTCCTACGATGATCTTGATGCTATGGCGCTTGTGGAAAAGCCGCTTCAGAGTCTGATCCGGCCCGATGATTTTGAGAAAACAGGCGACTATCCGCGGCTTATCCGCGAATATTGTCAACGGACCGCCCAGCCGGTCCCGGAAAAACCAGGGCAAGTTGTCCGGTGTATTCTGGAAAGCCTGGCGTTAAAATACCGGCAGGCCTTCGATATGTTCAAACCCTACATGAATCGTCAGGAAGCGATGTACGTGGTAGGCGGTGGTGTCAGGAACCGTTTGCTCAACCAGTTCGCCGCCAATGCGCTGAATTTACCGGTCATTACCGGTCCTGCGGAGGCAACGGCGGTTGGGAATATCCTTATCCAGTTGGAAGCTCTGGGGGAGGTAAAGGGCGCGGATCAACGCAGTGAAATTATTAAAAATTCTTTTGAAAGCGAAGTTTTCATGCCACAGGACAAGGAGGTTTGGGAAGAGGCTTATGGACGGTTCTGCGGCCTTTATCGGTATTGGGGGGCCGAAGAGAAACCAACTTGA